From the Exiguobacterium aurantiacum genome, one window contains:
- the rimP gene encoding ribosome maturation factor RimP: protein MSKITEVVEAIALPIVERENMELVDVEFVKEGPDWFLRVYIDKPGGVDLDDCVNINEQLSEKLNDSDPIEQAYYLDVSSPGAERPLKKPTDFERAIGKNVYIKTFAPIEGAKEFEGILTEYDGETAVVETRIKTRKKAISLPVDKIAQARLAVTFS from the coding sequence GTGTCCAAAATAACAGAAGTCGTCGAAGCGATCGCGTTGCCGATCGTGGAGCGTGAGAACATGGAATTGGTCGATGTCGAATTCGTGAAAGAAGGGCCGGACTGGTTCTTGCGCGTCTATATCGACAAGCCGGGGGGCGTCGATTTAGATGATTGCGTCAACATCAACGAACAACTCTCGGAAAAACTAAACGATAGCGATCCGATCGAACAAGCCTATTATCTTGACGTCTCGAGTCCCGGTGCCGAGCGACCGCTGAAGAAGCCGACCGACTTTGAACGCGCGATTGGAAAGAATGTCTATATCAAGACGTTCGCCCCGATTGAAGGTGCCAAAGAGTTCGAAGGAATTTTGACGGAATATGACGGCGAGACCGCCGTCGTCGAGACGCGCATCAAGACAAGAAAAAAAGCGATATCGCTACCGGTAGACAAAATTGCACAAGCCCGCCTAGCGGTCACGTTTAGTTAA
- a CDS encoding PolC-type DNA polymerase III yields the protein MEANQKMQLLLTDLGITTETDQFDGAELTRLVVNKQRRTWTFYFQLERVLPYEVYQLFMSRIESRYATFADEVYARFTTTSGGGEQDYIDYWPRIVSELSQVSGAMRSYFASVSPRFEQNKLLIPVRSAPEANYVDKELCQEVQALYSAYGFMKKPCQALFSENEEANQALREQVVQEDLEQAKLALAAQFAKATETNDEPVTEVRMGALIKDEIVPIKTIIEEERRVAIRGLVFSAERKELKSGKKLFTFKMTDYTDSLIVKVFARDDDDDRMLSAVKKGMWIQAAGRVEDDSFMRELCMMASQLQEVKVEPARDEWAGEKRVELHAHTQMSQMDAVTNVSALVARAAKWGHRAISITDHAGVQSFPEAYYAGKKNDIKVLYGVEANVVNDGVPVAYHPTDVPLDDATYVVFDVETTGLSAVYNKIIELAGVKIKDGEIIDRFEAFADPKHPLSATTIELTGITDDMVHGQPDPEVIAKQFVDWCEDGILVAHNASFDMGFLEATLRSGGHEPDDYPVIDTLELARTILPTLKNHRLNTLAKRFDIELTQHHRAIYDAEATAYLLMKLLELAKQMFEMQTHRSLNAKVGSDVSKIRPFHATIYAKTKKPGLRHLYELISLSHIDYLFRMARMPRSEIIKRREGLLIGSACDNGEIFDAALNKSDDELEKMMAFYDFIEIHPPALYMHLIDKEIVANELELREIIKRIIRVAGQAGLPVCATGNVHYLDRTDRSYREILIRTQGGANFINTRKELPHAHFRTTKEMMEEFKFLGDDLAREIVITNPNAIADQIESIQIIPDDLYTPKIEGADDEVRNMSYDMARSIYGEELPEIVEARLEKELKSIIGHGFAVIYLISHKLVKKSLDDGYLVGSRGSVGSSFVATMTEITEVNPLPPHYVCPKCQHSHFFNDGSVGSGYDLPDKQCPECGTWYTKDGHDIPFETFLGFKGDKVPDIDLNFSGEYQPHAHAYTKVLFGEEYVYRAGTIGTIADKTAYGYVKGYATENDKIYRNAEVDRLVSGVTGVKRTSGQHPGGIIVVPDYMDIAEISPIQYPADDKSSEWKTTHFDFHSIHDNLLKLDILGHDDPTAIRMLQDLSGIDPKTIPTDDPTVMKIFSSPDVLGVTPEQIESKTGTLGIPEFGTKFVRQMLEETKPATFSELVQISGLSHGTDVWIGNANELIYNGTCELKDVIGCRDDIMVYLIYAGLEPSFAFKIMESVRKGKGLSEDMETEMRANDVPEWYISSCKKIKYMFPKAHATAYVLMAVRIAYFKVHHPILYYATYFTVRAGDFDLSAMIKGSQAVRKAMSDIREKGFEATAKDKGLHTVLELALEMLERGMKFQNIDLYRSSATEFLIEGNTLIPPFNAVDGLGTNAAKAIVDARAEGQFLSKEDLRKRAKLSKTIVETLDTMKCLEGLPDENQLSFFDFGV from the coding sequence GTGGAAGCAAATCAAAAAATGCAATTGCTCTTGACCGACCTCGGCATCACGACCGAGACGGATCAGTTCGACGGAGCGGAGTTGACACGACTTGTCGTCAACAAGCAACGCCGGACGTGGACGTTTTATTTCCAGCTGGAACGGGTGTTGCCGTACGAAGTGTATCAACTGTTCATGAGTCGGATCGAGAGCCGTTACGCGACGTTCGCCGACGAGGTATACGCTCGTTTCACGACGACGTCAGGCGGCGGCGAACAGGACTATATCGACTATTGGCCGCGCATCGTCAGTGAACTCAGTCAAGTGTCGGGTGCGATGCGCAGTTATTTCGCATCGGTCTCACCGCGCTTTGAGCAGAACAAATTGCTCATCCCGGTACGCTCGGCCCCTGAGGCGAACTATGTCGATAAAGAGCTGTGCCAAGAAGTCCAGGCGCTCTATAGCGCTTATGGCTTCATGAAGAAACCATGCCAAGCACTGTTCTCGGAGAATGAAGAAGCGAACCAGGCGCTCCGTGAACAAGTCGTGCAAGAAGATTTGGAACAAGCGAAACTCGCGCTCGCAGCGCAGTTCGCGAAGGCGACCGAGACGAACGATGAACCGGTCACCGAGGTCCGGATGGGTGCCTTGATCAAGGACGAGATCGTCCCAATCAAGACGATTATCGAAGAAGAACGACGTGTCGCCATCCGTGGCCTCGTCTTCTCGGCCGAACGGAAAGAACTGAAGAGCGGGAAGAAACTGTTCACGTTCAAGATGACCGACTATACTGATTCACTCATCGTCAAAGTGTTCGCACGCGATGACGACGATGATCGGATGCTCAGCGCCGTCAAAAAAGGGATGTGGATCCAAGCGGCCGGCCGGGTCGAGGATGACAGCTTCATGCGCGAACTGTGCATGATGGCATCGCAACTGCAAGAAGTGAAAGTCGAGCCGGCCCGTGACGAATGGGCGGGTGAAAAACGCGTCGAACTGCACGCTCATACGCAGATGAGTCAAATGGACGCGGTCACGAACGTGTCGGCGCTCGTCGCCCGAGCGGCGAAATGGGGCCATCGCGCCATCTCCATCACCGATCACGCCGGTGTCCAGTCGTTCCCGGAGGCGTATTATGCCGGGAAGAAAAATGATATCAAAGTGTTGTATGGTGTCGAAGCGAACGTCGTCAATGATGGTGTCCCGGTCGCATATCACCCGACCGATGTCCCGCTCGACGATGCGACATATGTCGTCTTCGACGTCGAGACGACCGGACTTTCGGCGGTCTACAACAAAATCATCGAGCTCGCCGGGGTCAAAATCAAAGACGGCGAGATCATCGATCGGTTCGAGGCGTTCGCGGACCCGAAACATCCGCTCTCGGCCACGACGATCGAACTGACGGGCATCACGGACGACATGGTCCATGGCCAGCCCGACCCTGAAGTCATCGCCAAGCAGTTCGTCGACTGGTGCGAGGACGGCATTCTCGTCGCCCACAACGCCTCGTTCGATATGGGCTTCTTGGAAGCGACGCTTCGAAGCGGGGGCCACGAGCCGGATGACTATCCGGTCATCGATACGCTCGAGCTCGCGCGGACGATTTTGCCGACGCTCAAGAACCACCGTCTCAACACGCTCGCAAAACGATTCGATATCGAGTTGACCCAGCATCACCGGGCCATCTATGATGCCGAGGCGACGGCGTACTTGCTCATGAAACTGCTCGAACTCGCCAAACAGATGTTTGAGATGCAGACGCATCGCTCGTTGAACGCGAAAGTCGGGAGTGACGTCTCGAAGATTCGTCCGTTCCATGCGACGATTTATGCGAAGACGAAAAAGCCGGGACTGCGTCACTTGTACGAGTTGATCTCGTTGTCCCACATCGATTACTTGTTCCGGATGGCACGGATGCCACGTTCGGAGATTATCAAACGGCGTGAGGGTCTCCTCATCGGTTCGGCTTGTGACAACGGTGAGATTTTTGATGCCGCGCTCAACAAGTCCGACGACGAGCTTGAGAAGATGATGGCATTCTACGACTTCATCGAGATTCACCCGCCGGCGCTCTATATGCATCTCATCGATAAAGAGATTGTCGCCAACGAGCTCGAGTTGCGCGAAATCATCAAGCGGATCATTCGCGTCGCCGGTCAAGCCGGTCTCCCGGTATGTGCGACCGGCAACGTCCACTACCTTGACCGGACGGACCGCTCGTACCGAGAGATTTTGATTCGGACGCAAGGTGGCGCCAACTTCATCAATACGCGGAAAGAACTGCCACACGCCCATTTCCGGACGACGAAAGAGATGATGGAAGAATTCAAGTTTCTCGGTGACGACCTCGCTCGCGAAATCGTCATCACGAACCCGAATGCGATCGCCGATCAAATCGAGTCGATCCAAATCATCCCGGACGACTTGTACACCCCGAAGATTGAAGGCGCAGACGACGAGGTCCGGAACATGAGTTACGACATGGCCCGTTCAATCTACGGCGAAGAGTTGCCTGAAATCGTCGAGGCTCGGCTCGAGAAAGAGTTGAAGTCGATTATCGGTCACGGCTTTGCGGTCATCTATTTGATTTCGCATAAACTCGTTAAGAAATCGCTTGACGACGGCTATCTCGTCGGGTCGCGTGGTTCGGTTGGGTCGAGTTTCGTTGCGACGATGACTGAGATCACCGAGGTCAATCCGCTGCCGCCGCATTACGTCTGTCCGAAGTGCCAGCATTCTCACTTCTTCAACGACGGATCGGTCGGGTCCGGGTATGACCTTCCGGACAAACAATGTCCGGAGTGCGGGACGTGGTATACGAAGGACGGTCACGATATCCCGTTCGAGACGTTCCTCGGCTTCAAAGGGGATAAAGTCCCGGATATCGACTTGAACTTCTCGGGTGAATATCAACCGCACGCGCACGCCTACACGAAAGTGTTGTTCGGTGAAGAGTATGTGTATCGTGCCGGAACGATCGGGACGATCGCCGATAAGACGGCGTACGGATACGTGAAAGGTTATGCGACCGAGAACGACAAGATTTATCGGAATGCCGAGGTCGATCGGCTCGTCTCGGGTGTCACCGGCGTCAAACGAACGTCCGGGCAACACCCGGGGGGAATCATCGTCGTACCGGACTATATGGATATCGCCGAAATCTCGCCGATTCAGTATCCGGCCGATGATAAGTCGTCCGAATGGAAGACGACCCATTTCGACTTCCACTCGATTCACGACAACTTGCTCAAACTCGATATCCTCGGGCACGATGACCCGACTGCCATCCGCATGCTCCAAGACTTGTCCGGCATCGACCCGAAGACGATTCCGACGGACGATCCGACGGTCATGAAAATCTTTTCGTCGCCGGACGTGCTCGGTGTCACGCCGGAGCAAATCGAATCGAAGACGGGAACACTAGGGATTCCAGAGTTCGGGACGAAATTCGTCCGACAGATGCTTGAAGAGACGAAACCGGCGACATTCTCCGAGCTCGTTCAAATCTCGGGACTGTCTCACGGGACAGACGTCTGGATCGGCAACGCCAACGAGCTCATCTATAACGGGACGTGTGAACTGAAAGACGTCATCGGGTGTCGTGATGACATCATGGTCTACTTGATTTATGCCGGCCTTGAACCGTCATTCGCCTTCAAAATCATGGAGTCGGTACGGAAAGGGAAAGGCTTGTCGGAAGACATGGAGACGGAGATGCGGGCCAACGATGTCCCGGAATGGTACATCTCGTCTTGTAAGAAGATCAAATACATGTTCCCGAAAGCGCACGCCACGGCGTACGTGCTCATGGCCGTTCGCATCGCCTACTTCAAAGTCCATCATCCGATTTTGTATTATGCGACGTACTTCACGGTCCGGGCCGGCGACTTCGACTTGTCGGCGATGATCAAAGGATCACAGGCCGTGCGTAAAGCGATGTCGGATATCCGTGAAAAAGGATTTGAAGCCACGGCGAAAGACAAAGGGCTTCACACGGTGCTCGAGCTTGCACTCGAGATGTTAGAGCGCGGTATGAAGTTCCAAAACATCGATTTGTATCGTTCGAGCGCGACCGAGTTCTTGATTGAAGGGAACACGCTCATCCCGCCGTTCAATGCGGTCGATGGCCTCGGGACGAACGCGGCGAAAGCAATCGTCGATGCACGTGCCGAAGGACAGTTCTTATCGAAAGAAGACTTGCGCAAACGGGCCAAGTTGTCGAAGACGATTGTCGAGACGCTCGATACGATGAAATGTCTCGAAGGCCTACCGGATGAGAACCAACTCTCGTTCTTTGATTTTGGGGTGTAA
- a CDS encoding proline--tRNA ligase: MKQSRLFMPTLREVPADAEAVSHQLLVRGGFMRQNAAGIYSYLPLGHRVLQKIQTIIREEMNQAGAQELLMPAIQPAELWEETGRWGIYGPELMRLTDRHDRRFALGATHEELITSIVRDELNSYKKLPVNLYQIQTKYRDERRPRFGLLRGREFLMKDSYSFHATQDDLDEEYKNMYRAYSNIFDRIGLKYRPVVADSGAIGGKDTHEFQALAEIGEDTIVYTDTSNYAANIEMAETLDRYDMQAAEILALDKVDTKDNKTIEDVARFLNIDTKTTIKSVLFNVDGETVMAIVRGDHEANDVKVKNALGGLDIQMEDEATIIDLFGCEPGTLGPIQAPVKVVADYAVKYLVDAVCGANEANTHYKHVNAERDLSHLTYHDLRFVVEGDMAPDESGPVRFARGIEVGQVFKLGTRYSEAMGATFLNEEGRAEPLIMGCYGIGVSRTLSAVIEQHHDDRGIVWPKSVAPFDVHLIAINTKDEAQLELANRLYAELSSTYDVLYDDRKERAGVKFADADLIGLPIRINVGKKANEGIVEVKVRATGEVLETTVDELPRVITAQLNEAK, translated from the coding sequence ATGAAACAATCGAGACTGTTCATGCCGACACTTCGAGAAGTACCGGCCGACGCGGAAGCCGTCAGCCATCAGCTTCTCGTCCGTGGGGGCTTTATGCGCCAAAATGCCGCTGGAATTTATTCATATCTTCCACTCGGACACCGCGTATTACAAAAGATTCAAACGATTATCCGCGAAGAGATGAACCAGGCCGGTGCCCAAGAATTGCTCATGCCAGCGATTCAACCAGCCGAACTATGGGAAGAGACAGGCCGCTGGGGCATTTATGGTCCTGAACTCATGCGGTTGACGGATCGTCACGATCGTCGTTTCGCACTCGGTGCGACGCACGAGGAACTCATCACATCAATCGTGCGCGATGAACTTAACTCGTATAAAAAGTTACCGGTCAACTTGTATCAGATTCAAACGAAGTACCGTGACGAGCGCCGTCCGCGTTTCGGATTGCTCCGGGGCCGTGAGTTCTTGATGAAAGACTCGTATTCGTTCCACGCCACACAGGACGATTTGGACGAGGAGTACAAGAACATGTATCGTGCCTACTCTAACATCTTCGACCGCATCGGCTTGAAATATCGTCCGGTCGTGGCGGACTCGGGTGCCATCGGCGGGAAAGACACGCACGAGTTCCAAGCGCTCGCCGAAATCGGTGAGGATACGATCGTCTACACGGATACGTCGAACTACGCTGCTAATATCGAGATGGCAGAAACGCTCGACCGCTATGACATGCAAGCGGCCGAAATCCTCGCTCTCGATAAGGTCGACACGAAAGACAATAAGACGATTGAAGACGTGGCACGTTTCTTGAACATCGACACGAAGACGACGATCAAGTCGGTTCTCTTCAACGTTGATGGGGAGACGGTCATGGCCATCGTGCGCGGTGATCACGAAGCGAACGATGTCAAAGTGAAGAACGCCCTCGGCGGACTCGACATCCAAATGGAAGACGAAGCGACGATCATCGACTTGTTCGGCTGTGAGCCAGGTACGCTCGGGCCGATCCAAGCCCCGGTAAAAGTCGTGGCTGACTACGCCGTCAAATATTTGGTCGACGCGGTATGTGGTGCCAACGAGGCGAACACGCACTACAAGCACGTCAACGCTGAGCGCGACTTGTCGCATTTGACGTATCACGATCTCCGGTTCGTCGTCGAAGGCGACATGGCACCCGACGAGTCGGGTCCGGTGCGCTTCGCCCGCGGGATTGAAGTCGGACAAGTGTTCAAGCTCGGCACGCGCTATTCAGAAGCGATGGGCGCGACGTTCTTGAATGAAGAAGGTCGGGCTGAACCGCTTATCATGGGTTGCTACGGCATCGGCGTCTCGCGGACGCTATCGGCTGTCATCGAGCAGCACCATGACGACCGCGGCATCGTCTGGCCGAAGAGTGTCGCACCGTTCGACGTTCATCTAATTGCGATCAACACGAAAGACGAGGCACAGCTCGAACTGGCGAACCGCTTGTACGCTGAACTGTCTTCCACGTATGATGTGTTGTATGATGACCGTAAAGAACGGGCCGGCGTCAAATTTGCCGATGCTGACTTGATTGGTCTCCCGATTCGCATAAATGTCGGGAAAAAAGCGAACGAAGGCATCGTCGAAGTGAAAGTACGTGCCACTGGCGAAGTCCTTGAGACAACGGTAGATGAGTTGCCACGTGTGATCACGGCGCAACTGAACGAGGCAAAATGA
- the rseP gene encoding RIP metalloprotease RseP codes for MTTFIAIVLMFGVLISVHEWGHLVMAKRAGILCHEFAIGFGPKILSFRKNETLYTIRLLPIGGYVKMAGEDFEPIEVKAGQHVGLRLTSAGTVDRVYFQPDQAKDVHVVGTVDKFDSIRELKIQLLVDDEVRVYALERDTLLVDQGMEIQIAPYDRTFGAQSVWKRVLAIAAGPAMNFVLAFILLVIVGLVQGTPTDDGQIGTVQPDSAADQAGLMAGDEIVSIEGQSIDNWLDLRTVLADRADTPTEVTYIRDDAEQTVTLTPQAIEQNGETVGILGVTNALERSPTKAFTTGAETTWTMSTLIFSAVGDLVTGQVGVDQLAGPVGIVRMTDEVAASGFIMLLNWTALLSVNLAIFNLLPLPALDGGRLIFLLFEAVRGRPIDPKKEGFVHFIGFALLMLLMLIVTWNDIQSFFK; via the coding sequence ATGACGACTTTTATCGCCATCGTTTTGATGTTTGGGGTACTCATTTCGGTGCATGAATGGGGACACCTCGTCATGGCGAAACGGGCAGGGATTCTCTGTCATGAATTTGCAATCGGGTTTGGGCCGAAAATCCTCTCGTTCCGAAAGAATGAGACGCTGTATACGATTCGCTTATTGCCAATCGGTGGATATGTCAAAATGGCCGGGGAAGATTTTGAACCGATCGAAGTGAAAGCTGGTCAACACGTAGGCTTGCGCCTGACGAGTGCCGGCACGGTCGATCGTGTCTACTTCCAGCCGGATCAGGCAAAAGACGTGCACGTCGTCGGGACGGTCGACAAGTTCGATTCGATTCGTGAATTGAAAATCCAGTTGCTCGTCGACGATGAGGTTCGTGTCTATGCACTTGAACGTGACACGCTCCTCGTCGACCAAGGCATGGAAATTCAAATTGCCCCGTACGATCGCACGTTCGGAGCTCAATCGGTATGGAAACGTGTGCTCGCGATTGCAGCCGGCCCGGCGATGAATTTCGTCCTTGCCTTCATCTTGCTCGTCATCGTCGGCCTCGTCCAAGGGACACCGACGGACGATGGCCAAATCGGGACTGTGCAGCCGGATTCGGCTGCCGATCAAGCGGGTCTCATGGCGGGTGACGAAATCGTCTCGATTGAGGGACAATCAATCGATAATTGGCTCGACCTTCGAACCGTATTGGCCGATCGGGCCGATACGCCAACCGAAGTGACGTATATTCGGGACGACGCGGAACAAACAGTGACGCTCACTCCTCAAGCAATCGAACAAAACGGCGAGACCGTCGGGATTTTAGGGGTGACGAACGCACTTGAGCGCTCACCGACGAAAGCCTTTACGACCGGGGCCGAGACGACGTGGACGATGTCGACGCTCATCTTTTCCGCGGTCGGTGACTTGGTGACGGGACAAGTCGGCGTTGATCAATTGGCCGGACCAGTCGGGATTGTCCGCATGACCGACGAAGTGGCGGCGAGCGGATTCATCATGCTCCTCAATTGGACGGCACTTCTATCCGTCAACTTGGCGATTTTCAACTTGTTGCCGCTCCCGGCACTCGATGGGGGACGACTCATTTTCCTCTTGTTCGAAGCGGTGCGCGGACGGCCGATCGATCCGAAAAAGGAAGGCTTCGTCCACTTTATCGGTTTCGCTCTGCTCATGCTCCTCATGTTGATTGTCACCTGGAATGATATCCAATCATTCTTTAAATAA
- the dxr gene encoding 1-deoxy-D-xylulose-5-phosphate reductoisomerase: MKRISLIGATGSIGVQTCDVIEQHPDLFELEAYAFGTNVDVAEEWINRLRPKYVSAKDIEVLEQLKPRLTYEPLFFIGLEGLIECATAERADIVVTAVVGAVGLEPTLAAIEAGKDIALANKETLVTAGHLVTAAVKKHGVSLLPVDSEHSAIYQCLNGERREDVSKIILTASGGSFRDKSRDELEGVTVAEALAHPNWSMGAKITIDSATMFNKGLEVIEAHWLFDIDYNDIEVVLHRESIIHSMVEFKDAAVMAQLGNPDMRGPILYALAAPKRLEIDGNKRLNLREIGTLHFAEADLTRYPALRLAYEAGRAGGSMPTVLNAANEAAVELFLNGEIAFLDIERIVEQAMETHTVIAEPTLEEILQIDRAVREQIQQGK, encoded by the coding sequence ATGAAGCGAATCAGCTTAATCGGGGCGACTGGATCGATTGGCGTACAGACATGTGACGTCATCGAACAGCACCCCGACTTGTTTGAACTTGAGGCCTATGCCTTCGGAACGAATGTAGATGTGGCCGAGGAATGGATCAACCGCCTGCGGCCGAAATACGTGTCCGCCAAAGACATCGAAGTGCTCGAACAGCTCAAGCCACGACTTACATACGAACCACTCTTTTTTATCGGACTTGAAGGGTTGATCGAATGTGCGACCGCAGAGCGGGCCGACATCGTCGTCACGGCTGTCGTCGGGGCTGTCGGTCTCGAGCCGACACTCGCTGCCATCGAGGCGGGGAAAGATATCGCCTTGGCAAACAAGGAGACGCTCGTCACGGCGGGTCATCTCGTCACCGCAGCCGTCAAGAAGCATGGGGTCAGCCTGCTTCCGGTCGACAGTGAACATTCGGCCATCTATCAATGCTTGAACGGCGAGCGCCGAGAAGATGTCTCAAAAATCATTTTGACGGCATCGGGCGGGAGTTTCCGTGACAAGTCGCGTGATGAATTAGAAGGCGTGACCGTCGCGGAGGCGCTCGCGCATCCGAATTGGTCGATGGGCGCGAAAATCACGATCGATTCGGCGACGATGTTCAACAAAGGACTTGAAGTCATCGAAGCGCACTGGTTGTTCGATATCGATTATAATGATATTGAAGTGGTGCTTCATCGCGAATCGATCATTCATTCGATGGTCGAATTCAAAGATGCCGCCGTCATGGCGCAGCTTGGCAATCCGGATATGCGAGGACCGATCCTCTATGCGCTCGCGGCCCCGAAACGTCTTGAAATCGACGGGAACAAGCGGTTAAACTTGAGAGAAATCGGAACGCTTCACTTCGCGGAAGCGGACTTGACGCGTTATCCGGCGTTACGCCTCGCGTATGAGGCCGGTCGCGCTGGCGGTTCGATGCCGACGGTGCTCAATGCGGCCAATGAGGCGGCCGTCGAGCTGTTCTTGAACGGGGAGATCGCCTTCCTTGATATCGAACGCATCGTCGAACAAGCGATGGAAACACATACGGTAATTGCAGAACCGACGCTCGAGGAGATCCTTCAAATCGACCGAGCGGTTCGAGAACAAATTCAGCAAGGAAAGTGA
- a CDS encoding phosphatidate cytidylyltransferase: protein MKTRIITGLWAGAIFVSLIALGGSPFVILMGVLALIGLSEFTMMRNHKLMAFPFLVTSLLVAFPFVLMLLERQLVMGELPMSTNQWMVLGLILLLFWTVVTKNRFTYEDASFYFVSAVYLVIGFSSFALVRLSEDGLVKVLLVLFMIWATDSGAYFTGKAIGKTKLWPSISPNKTIEGAVGGIISAVVVGLVYVLIEPVLPILEVLVLAVVVSVVGQLGDLVQSAYKRQFNVKDSGHLLPGHGGILDRFDSMIAVFTVIWVFNLL, encoded by the coding sequence ATGAAGACTCGAATTATTACCGGCCTTTGGGCCGGTGCCATTTTTGTCAGCTTGATCGCCCTTGGCGGCAGTCCGTTCGTCATTTTGATGGGGGTGCTCGCCTTGATTGGACTGAGCGAATTCACGATGATGCGCAACCACAAGTTGATGGCATTCCCGTTCCTCGTGACGTCGCTCCTTGTGGCGTTCCCGTTCGTGTTGATGTTGCTCGAGCGGCAGCTTGTCATGGGCGAGTTGCCGATGTCGACGAATCAATGGATGGTGCTCGGTTTGATACTCCTCCTGTTTTGGACGGTCGTCACGAAAAACCGCTTTACGTATGAAGATGCGAGCTTTTATTTCGTATCCGCCGTCTATCTTGTCATCGGTTTCTCGAGTTTCGCACTCGTCCGCTTGTCAGAAGACGGGCTCGTCAAAGTGCTGCTCGTCCTCTTCATGATTTGGGCGACCGATTCGGGTGCCTATTTCACGGGGAAAGCGATCGGAAAAACAAAACTTTGGCCGTCGATCAGTCCGAACAAGACAATTGAAGGGGCGGTCGGCGGAATCATTTCCGCGGTCGTCGTCGGCCTTGTCTATGTGCTCATCGAACCGGTGTTGCCGATTCTCGAAGTATTGGTACTCGCGGTCGTCGTTTCAGTCGTCGGCCAACTCGGAGACCTGGTGCAATCAGCGTATAAACGTCAATTCAACGTAAAAGATTCGGGTCATCTGTTGCCGGGACACGGTGGTATTTTGGACCGGTTTGATAGTATGATCGCGGTATTCACGGTCATCTGGGTATTTAATTTGTTATAA
- a CDS encoding isoprenyl transferase gives MFKWVNPKTKTEAELSIPEHVAIIMDGNGRWAKKRGLPRIMGHREGMKSVREAVRTAQELGIRSLTLYAFSTENWTRPEEEVNFLMKLPKQFLETDLKELDEQNVRVLVAGDVSKLPRGTREAVDEARTRTATNTGLDLVFALNYGGRDELVRAMRLIASDVAAGKIRPDDIDDAMIGQRLMTNMQDVDLIIRTSGEQRLSNFLLWQGAYAELHFTDVLWPEFKRDHFVEAIEAYNARTRRFGGV, from the coding sequence ATGTTTAAATGGGTGAATCCTAAAACGAAGACCGAGGCGGAACTGAGCATCCCCGAACACGTCGCCATCATCATGGACGGCAACGGCCGTTGGGCGAAGAAGCGTGGACTCCCTCGCATCATGGGTCACCGGGAAGGGATGAAATCGGTCCGAGAAGCGGTTCGCACCGCCCAAGAACTCGGAATCCGTTCGTTGACGCTGTATGCGTTCTCGACAGAGAACTGGACCCGTCCAGAAGAAGAAGTCAACTTCTTGATGAAATTGCCAAAACAATTTCTGGAGACCGATTTAAAAGAACTGGACGAACAGAACGTTCGTGTCCTTGTCGCAGGTGATGTGTCAAAACTGCCACGTGGCACGCGGGAGGCAGTCGATGAAGCCCGTACGCGTACGGCGACGAACACGGGGTTAGATCTCGTCTTCGCCTTGAACTACGGCGGGCGCGATGAGCTCGTGCGAGCGATGCGATTGATCGCCAGCGATGTAGCCGCAGGGAAAATAAGACCTGACGACATCGACGACGCCATGATTGGACAGCGTCTGATGACAAACATGCAAGATGTCGATTTGATTATCCGGACGAGCGGTGAACAGCGCCTGTCGAACTTCTTGCTTTGGCAAGGGGCATATGCCGAACTGCATTTCACGGACGTGCTATGGCCGGAGTTCAAACGGGACCACTTCGTCGAGGCGATCGAGGCGTATAACGCGCGGACACGCCGGTTTGGTGGGGTGTGA
- the frr gene encoding ribosome recycling factor, protein MSVNDVLKTAEEKMEKAHSALKRDFGTLRTGRASASILDPVQVDYYGVPTPLNQVANINTPEARLLLIQPWDKSMVSDVEKAIQKADLGLSPSSDGTVIRLAIPALTEERRKELVKVTKKYAEEAKVAVRNVRRDANENLKKLEKDGDLTEDDLRGYADDVQSLTDSYIKKIDESAATKEKEIMEV, encoded by the coding sequence ATGAGTGTAAATGACGTATTGAAAACTGCTGAAGAAAAGATGGAGAAAGCCCATTCCGCCTTGAAACGTGACTTCGGGACACTTCGTACAGGACGTGCGAGCGCGTCAATTTTGGACCCGGTTCAAGTTGATTACTACGGGGTACCGACACCGCTCAATCAAGTAGCGAACATCAATACACCGGAAGCACGCCTTCTCTTGATTCAACCATGGGACAAGTCGATGGTGTCTGACGTTGAAAAAGCGATTCAAAAAGCCGATCTCGGCCTCTCGCCGTCGTCGGACGGGACCGTCATTCGTCTCGCCATCCCTGCTTTGACAGAAGAGCGCCGGAAAGAGCTCGTGAAAGTGACGAAGAAATATGCGGAAGAAGCGAAAGTCGCTGTCCGTAACGTTCGTCGTGACGCAAACGAAAACTTGAAGAAGCTTGAAAAAGATGGGGACTTGACAGAGGACGACCTTCGCGGTTACGCGGACGACGTTCAATCGTTAACGGATTCGTATATCAAAAAGATTGATGAATCTGCAGCGACGAAAGAAAAAGAAATCATGGAAGTGTAA